The Vicinamibacteria bacterium DNA window CTTTCCCCGAGCAGGAGAAACAGCGTGGGAAGAAACAATCCCAGGGCTGCCGAGAGCCCCAGACGTCCGGTGACGGTGAAATGCGTTTCCGGGAGTGTGGTGGTCAGGGTGCTCCAGCCTCCGGCGGCGTCGAGCGCGAGAGGCGCGGCGATGAGAATGCTCACGATGATGATGATGCCGTTGAAAACGTCCAGGGCCACGATCGAGAGCATCCCCGCCGTGACCGTGAACACGATGACCAGGCCGCATACGATCGCTTTTCCTGCCGTCGGAGAGATATCCGGGTAGAGGATGTTCAAGAGCCTCCCCCCGCCGATGAACTGATATCCGGCGATCGTCAGATAGCCGATCATGATGGCGAGTGTCCCCAGGATGCGCGCTGCCGGATGATACCGGGTCTCCAGGAGATCGGGCACGGTGTATTGGGCGATCCGCCGGACCCGACCCGCGAGGAAGTAGACGACCAAGATTCCAAGCCACGCGCCGGCGCTCATCCACAGCGCCGAGAATCCCTCGCGGAACGCCCTCCCCGCACCGCCGAAGAGGCTCCCCGAGCCAATCCAGGTGCAAACGAGCGTACCGACGAGCAACTGCCACGGGACGCTTCGGCCCGCCACCATGAAATCGTCCTGGGTTCTCACTTTCCGGGATCGGTGAATGCTCACGACAACGAGAAAAGCCAGGTACACCGCGACGACGGAGAGGTAGATCATCGATTGCTCCCGATTCTAACCCCAAACGATGACCGGCCGCGTGCGGAGGAAGAATCGCGATTGGGGCCAATTCACCCCAATCGAATTGGGCATCGATTGGTCCTTGGAATTGACTCACTCAGTTGTGGTATGCTCCGGGCACCCCCATAGCGTTGCAGAGGCAGAAAGGAGGTACTCCGGTGTCTTCCCCAACCCGTCGATCCTTGCGTCCCCGCCCTGCAGTGGGATTCACACTCATCGAGCTCCTCGTCGTCCTTTCCATCATTGCCATACTCGTGGCGGCATCCATCCCGTACGGACTCAACTACGTGCGCACCTACAAGATCATAGGAGCAGCCCAGGGAATCGCCGGCGAAGTGCAGAAAGCGCGGTCCCAGGCGGTCAAGCGCAACGCCGGTCGCGGAATTTTACTCAACTTCAACTACCCCGAGGTCGGACAGGTTCAATTCACGAGTCTCGAGGCGGATCCGACGACGGGCAACTGGGATGGCGTTTACTATCCCGCGAACCCGGGTGTCTTCGATCCCACCACGACGGTGGATTACGGCATGGTACCGACGCCGCCCAACAACGTCGTCGATCCGGATCCGGCCAGCGGGGTTCAATCGCCTCACGGTTTCCC harbors:
- a CDS encoding prepilin-type N-terminal cleavage/methylation domain-containing protein, which gives rise to MSSPTRRSLRPRPAVGFTLIELLVVLSIIAILVAASIPYGLNYVRTYKIIGAAQGIAGEVQKARSQAVKRNAGRGILLNFNYPEVGQVQFTSLEADPTTGNWDGVYYPANPGVFDPTTTVDYGMVPTPPNNVVDPDPASGVQSPHGFPIDLPQTIGFEPGDRNALLFRADGSVAAVNATGPVGPAVLRQDGTDWIVTLRDGTTQLTRTIHVSSGGRVRVVSQ